In a genomic window of Bos mutus isolate GX-2022 chromosome 6, NWIPB_WYAK_1.1, whole genome shotgun sequence:
- the LOC102269339 gene encoding uncharacterized protein isoform X1, with amino-acid sequence MTPLMPHNQKRRSQASDTHALGTILPQKYKAHARDSWSTWELLVISGSMVSLLYIWLYSQSFHFHVAHLYAHLGYPSAQHIVGQRYLKGAGVVKDQEMAMHWFRRASQQNHPHGSFNLAVGKLKNITGSMEVGDIEMLLHVAARQGIQEAQELLENIIWTKSKPLPTKRVGSFL; translated from the exons ATGACGCCTTTGATGCCTCATAACCAGAAAAGAAGATCCCAGGCGAGTGACACACATGCCTTGGGAACAATTCTGCCCCAGAAGTACAAGGCGCACGCCCGCGATTCATGGAGTACATGGGAG CTCCTAGTCATATCAGGAAGCATGGTCTCTCTGCTTTACATCTGGCTGTATTCCCAGAGCTTCCATTTCCATGTGGCACATCTTTATGCTCACTTGGGGTACCCCAGTGCCCAGCATATTGTTGGCCAGAGATACCTGAAAG GAGCTGGTGTGGTGAAGGATCAAGAGATGGCAATGCACTGGTTTAG aCGAGCCTCCCAGCAGAACCATCCTCATGGTTCCTTTAACCTTGCAGtaggaaaactgaaaaacataacTGGATCCATGGAAGTAGG GGACATAGAGATGCTCCTTCATGTTGCTGCAAGACAGGGGATCCAAGAGGCCCAGGAACTTCTGGAGAATATTATTTGGACTAAAAGCAAGCCCTTGCCAACTAAAAGAGTGGGGAGTTTTTTATAA